The stretch of DNA CATTCCGGAAGGAACAAGGATAAGAGCTTACACTGGGGAAAAGAACAAAGAATACCTGCTGGATCTGCAGGTATTCTTTTTGCACTGTCTTTTTCGAAATTAATTCACTTCTGCTACGGCTATATAAATAGAGACTTGGCCTTCCTCTGGGGCCGCGGAGTCAGCTGAATAGATTTCAAAGTCACCACTGAAAGTACGGGCATATAGGCCGTCCCCCTGCCACTGCCAGATGCGCTGCCATGTTTCTGCAGAAATTTGTCCCATCGGACCTTTGCGGCTCGTGAATACAGCATATTTGGCAGCTGGCACATGAGCGTGCTGCAGCCCGGACGGGATTGAATTCTCGCCAGCAACAGGCAAACCGATGAGCAGAGTGTATTCACCTGCCGCTCCATGGGTATAGTCTGAATAAAGTGCGTAAATAGAAGTTTCTTCAGGGACTGCAGCCTGTGTACGGGCAAGCTGTCCAGGGATATTCTCTGAGAAGAACCGTTCCCACAGCTGCGGAATGACGGCCCGCTCTGTGAATTCTTGCGCATTTGTGGTCCGGGTTGATATTCCGGCAAGCTGAAAGGCAGGGCGCTCTTCGAAGGAGTCAGGACCTTGCAATCCGGGTTCCGTACCCGACCAGCGCTTAAGTCCAGGGAGGGATCGGGTCAGTAAAGCCTCGGCTTCCCCTGCGTCCATACCATTTTGAACCATGAAAGGAACACTGGAGCGGATCATGTCTTCCATGGTGCAATCCGGATGCTTGAATGCTCCGTTATCGTAGCAATATACGCAGTACTCTGTAGAGAGGCTACCGTCTTTCTCTGTACCCAGCACCTCGGGGGTTAAGGGCATACTGCAGCTTTGGCAGAAAGGGGTATTCATCGTCATTTGATATCACTCCTGTTCAAGTTATAGTCTTACTATAAAAAAACGAACCTGACAGGTGTCTGTCAGGTTTGAAGGCTGGATACATATTTATTTGCCATGCTTGTGGCCATGTCTTGAATCCGGCAGCGAATATGGGCCGGCTCT from Paenibacillus sp. CAA11 encodes:
- a CDS encoding effector binding domain-containing protein → MTMNTPFCQSCSMPLTPEVLGTEKDGSLSTEYCVYCYDNGAFKHPDCTMEDMIRSSVPFMVQNGMDAGEAEALLTRSLPGLKRWSGTEPGLQGPDSFEERPAFQLAGISTRTTNAQEFTERAVIPQLWERFFSENIPGQLARTQAAVPEETSIYALYSDYTHGAAGEYTLLIGLPVAGENSIPSGLQHAHVPAAKYAVFTSRKGPMGQISAETWQRIWQWQGDGLYARTFSGDFEIYSADSAAPEEGQVSIYIAVAEVN